The bacterium genome includes a window with the following:
- a CDS encoding phosphatidylglycerophosphatase A, whose amino-acid sequence MILRLLRFLRLLFATGFFTGYIPFAPATFACLISVAVWYCLISFKIFYLVISIGLFAAGIFLSDQLSKTMGKDPRQIVIDEYACLLLPLFFTPLKIIPLAITFVLFRLFDIVKPPPLRQLEKLPGGWGIMLDDLGAAVYTMVVVIVLQAFIRFK is encoded by the coding sequence GTGATCCTGCGATTACTGCGTTTCCTGCGTCTATTATTCGCCACCGGATTTTTCACCGGTTACATTCCGTTCGCGCCCGCGACTTTCGCATGCCTGATCAGCGTTGCCGTCTGGTATTGCCTTATATCTTTCAAGATCTTTTACCTGGTTATCAGTATCGGGCTTTTTGCCGCAGGGATCTTTCTGTCCGACCAGTTGTCAAAGACCATGGGTAAGGACCCTCGACAGATCGTCATCGACGAATATGCCTGCCTGCTGCTCCCCCTTTTTTTCACACCCCTAAAGATCATACCGCTGGCCATTACCTTTGTGCTGTTCCGGCTGTTCGACATCGTCAAACCACCGCCCCTGCGCCAGTTGGAGAAACTTCCCGGCGGCTGGGGCATCATGCTGGACGACCTGGGAGCTGCGGTCTATACCATGGTAGTGGTCATCGTCCTGCAGGCGTTTATCAGGTTCAAGTAA